Proteins co-encoded in one Scatophagus argus isolate fScaArg1 chromosome 11, fScaArg1.pri, whole genome shotgun sequence genomic window:
- the LOC124067497 gene encoding interphotoreceptor matrix proteoglycan 2-like, with translation MGYLSLRHSQEPAVFPGLVRVSDAKVSHGSHAVISRRKRNILFPSGVKLCAQETVQQVVANHLSYFHLRVCQETIWEAFKIFWDRLPEQEEYQIWMSQCQEGTVTAQDIGNYFSQSEEHQALVKKRMSRPGVNR, from the exons ATGGGTTACCTGAGCCTGCGTCATAGTCAGGAGCCTGCGGTGTTTCCAGGCCTCGTTCGTGTATCTGATGCCAAGGTATCTCATGGTAGTCATGCAGTTATCTCTCGACGGAAACGAAACATCCTTTTCCCAAGTGGAGTCAAACTCTGTGCACAAGAGACAGTCCAGCAGGTTGTCGCAAACCATCTGAGCTACTTTCATCTCAGAG TGTGCCAGGAAACCATATGGGAGGCGTTCAAGATCTTCTGGGATCGCCTCCCAGAACAAGAAGAGTACCAAATCTGGATGAGCCAATGCCAGGAGGGCACAGTCACAGCACAAGATATTGGCAACTACtttagccaatcagaggagcACCAGGCCCTGGTGAAAAAG agAATGTCAAGGCCAGGTGTGAATAGGTAA
- the impg2a gene encoding interphotoreceptor matrix proteoglycan 2, producing MSGLTETIRTPTPDTPGTPEAPEAPELVDTPKGEEVVETAVPGQELDNDIALEPPTPAALEQVVELSILLTGEVYSDNLKDPASLQYQTLSRQLAERIEDALEGLPGFKSVSVLDFRPQKDTHGLDGVVVDYAVTVVVDGAGVSTEQLDYLTLQSNLVENSYREVMEHPTVVHTISEVKNFVTEALHNDELESVSEVPESVDAADGETIADELPEVTILEEDAEGVNKDDIPNEVFETRSPEEKPEENDVIVLEESVVVSPAPVPTTGAPEAGSFEEEGLLLEDTEQTLVETSLPEELPAELPSPELPEGVTLPEPPVEVEASGSSTDDMEDLLSPTTPTEADEVSHEGTGSEDRIITEDVTINADAISEAETEAVEVTAVGEEPTSVTLEEEHLDEAAVIAEELEISTIATEVIEEEGLSAIVSPPEAVDVASEAPKPATETGLLPVGEDLEEGTEEESNLTGTDEEVNVEQPAEGTDVNVVLTYPEESVLEEGSVETPAAEKDPETPEISTEDLTEDKIFLVNKDAPEPPVTDFLSPVQPTVLFPERESPFTLISDVNPTTEGQPHIINPTLLEIQNTNEGLDDATIGDQGFDVINYGFGLINHSEEGSTGFPFSVAHGTDQASIAMPVNPGRALMVFFSLRVTNMIFSDDLFNKSSPEYKALEQRFLELLVPYLQSNLSNFENLEILNFRNGSIVVNSRMKFGKPVQQGVTTTVYLILEDFCNTAYQTMNLAIDKYSLDVESGDQADPCKFQACNEYAECKVNKWSGEAECVCNAGYFSVDGLPCQSICELQTDFCLNDGKCDIIPGQGAICRCRVGENWWYRGEHCEEYVSEPLVVGIAIASVAGFLLVASGIIFFLARTLRDQYDKDESEDPIRRAESLPSLERATKYNPMYESEATTGYSHYYRRYPEAPVYSSASAEASTDFSSEEMRHIYENSELTKEEIQDRIRIIELYAKDRQFADFVRQHQAVLDTRRESSTT from the exons ATGTCAGGCTTGACTGAGACTATACG CACTCCAACACCAGACACACCAGGCACACCTGAGGCTCCTGAGGCTCCTGAGCTAG TGGACACACCCAaaggagaggaggtggtggaAACAGCTGTCCCTGGCCAAGAG CTGGACAATGACATTGCCTTGGAGCCTCCCACCCCCGCTGCGTTGGAGCAGGTGGTGGAACTCAGTATCCTCCTGACTGGAGAGGTGTACAGTGACAATCTCAAAGATCCAGCCAGCCTCCAGTACCAGACACTCAGCAGACAGCTTGCTGAAAGG ATAGAGGATGCTCTGGAGGGGCTTCCAGGGTTTAAGAGCGTGTCTGTGCTGGACTTCAG ACCCCAGAAAGACACCCACGG GCTGGATGGCGTGGTGGTGGACTACGCTGTCACAGTGGTGGTGGACGGAGCAGGAGTGAGCACTGAACAACTGGACTACCTAACCTTGCAGTCAAACCTGGTGGAGAACTCATACCGTGAGGTCATGGAGCACCCTACGGTGGTCCACACCATCAGTGAAGTCAAAAACTTTGTCACTGAAGCCCTGCATAACGACGAGCTGGAGAGTG TGTCTGAGGTCCCTGAGTCTGTTGATGCTGCAGATGGAGAAACG ATTGCAGATGAGCTACCAGAAGTCACAATCCTAGAAGAGGATGCTGAAGGTGTCAATAAAGATGACATCCCGAATGAAGTCTTTGAAACCAGAAGTCCAGAAGAAAAACCAGAGGAAAATGACGTCATTGTTCTGGAGGAGAGTGTAGTTGTGTCTCCAGCTCCAGTCCCAACCACTGGTGCTCCTGAAGCTGGAA gctTTGAGGAGGAGGGTCTGTTGCTAGAAGACACTGAGCAGACTCTTGTAGAAACCTCCCTACCAGAGGAGCTCCCAGCTGAGCTTCCCTCACCTGAGCTTCCAGAGGGTGTCACACTGCCTGAACCACCAGTGGAGGTCGAGGCCTCTGGTTCAAGCACAGATGATATGGAGGACCTGCTCAGTCCGACTACACCCACTGAAGCAGATGAAGTTTCTCATGAGGGGACTGGATCAGAAGACAGGATCATAACAGAGGATGTCACCATAAATGCAGATGCCATCTCTGAAGCTGAAACAGAGGCTGTTGAGGTTACTGCAGTGGGAGAAGAACCTACTAGTGTTACCCTGGAAGAGGAGCATCTGGATGAGGCTGCTGTGATTGCAGAGGAGCTTGAGATCTCCACAATTGCAACTGAAGTCATAGAAGAGGAGGGCCTGTCTGCCATAGTCTCACCTCCTGAGGCTGTGGATGTAGCTAGTGAAGCACCAAAGCCGGCAACAGAAACAGGTCTGCTTCCTGTTGGTGAAGATTTGGAGGAAGGCACAGAAGAAGAGTCCAACCTCACAGGTACAGATGAGGAAGTTAATGTTGAGCAGCCTGCAGAAGGCACAGACGTTAATGTAGTGTTGACCTACCCCGAGGAATCTGTACTTGAAGAAGGTAGTGTGGAAACTCCGGCTGCAGAGAAAGACCCAGAAACTCCTGAGATCTCAACTGAGGATCTTACAGAAGATAAGATTTTTTTGGTCAACAAAGATGCACCAGAGCCACCAGTGACAGATTTCCTGAGCCCTGTCCAACCAACTGTTCTATTTCCAGAGAGGGAGTCACCTTTTACCCTTATCTCTGATGTTAACCCTACCACTGAGGGGCAACCTCACATCATCAACCCTACACTGTTGGAG ATCCAGAACACAAATGAGGGCTTGGATGATGCCACCATTGGAGACCAGGGCTTTGATGTGATCAATTATGGTTTTGGTCTCATTAACCACTCAGAGGAGGGCAGCACTGGCTTTCCATTTAGTGTGGCACATGGGACAGATCAAGCAAGTATTGCCATGCCTGTGAACCCTGGACGAGCTCTGATGGTGTTCTTCAGCCTGAGAGTGACCAACATGATCTTCTCAGATGACCTCTTTAACAAGAGCTCCCCAGAGTACAAGGCTTTGGAGCAACGCTTCCTAGAGCTG CTTGTGCCCTACCTCCAGTCCAACCTTAGTAACTTTGAGAACCTGGAGATCCTGAACTTCAGGAATGGCAGCATTGTGGTCAATAGCCGGATGAAATTTGGCAAGCCTGTACAACAAGGTGTAACCACCACAGTCTATCTGATCCTCGAGGACTTCTGCAACACAGCTTACCAGACCATGAACCTGGCCATTGATAAGTACTCACTGGACGTTGAGTCAG GAGACCAGGCTGACCCCTGTAAGTTCCAAGCATGTAACGAGTATGCAGAGTGTAAGGTAAACAAGTGGTCTGGGGAAGCGGAGTGTGTCTGCAATGCTGGCTACTTCAGCGTGGACGGCCTGCCCTGTCAGAGTATCTGTGAGCTACAGACTGACTTTTGCCTCAATGATGGCAAGTGTGACATCATTCCCGGCCAGGGAGCCATCTGCAG GTGTCGTGTTGGGGAGAACTGGTGGTACAGAGGAGAGCACTGTGAGGAGTACGTATCTGAGCCTCTGGTGGTTGGCATAGCAATTGCCTCTGTAGCTGGATTCCTATTGGTAGCCTCTGGAATCATCTTCTTCCTCGCCAGGACGTTACGTGATCAGTATGACAAGGATGAGTCAGAGGACCCCATACG GCGGGCGGAGAGCCTCCCGTCTCTGGAGAGGGCGACTAAGTACAACCCCATGTATGAGAGTGAGGCCACCACAGGCTACAGCCACTACTACCGCCGCTATCCTGAAGCTCCTGTGTACAGCAGTGCCAGTGCTGAGGCCTCCACTGACTTCAGCAGTGAGGAGATGCGACACATCTATGAGAACAGTGAACTGAcgaaggag GAAATCCAAGACAGGATACGCATTATTGAGCTCTATGCTAAGGACCGGCAGTTTGCAGATTTTGTACGGCAGCATCAAGC TGTCCTGGATACCCGCAGAGAGAGCTCCACTACGTAG